From the genome of Nicotiana tabacum cultivar K326 chromosome 2, ASM71507v2, whole genome shotgun sequence:
cttgtaaatattaaggacttgtgtaacaattaatatttgcacactagcccctaggagactagtatataaaggaggccattcatttgtaattcatcaagcaaacaattcaagttctctctaatacaaagcttcctttaacaattctcttgtgttatttctaccattctcttagcgatcttgagtgtagtaaggctgacttggcatagcaagaacgtgagcaaattgtcaagtgccgcacgtgtacttagttaacgactaaggacgtgacaatgtggtatcagagcaaaggttGCGACTAAGGAAATGGCGAACGACGGAGAAATTAATGctgccaacacccaagccaacgtCATCCAGGATTCTGCTGGCAAGAGCGCCcgtaacaaaaagagaaatgccACCAACAAGGGCCAGGAGGTGCCACCCGAGGTTGTGTCAAAcgaagggcttacatcccaagaaccatctgacactgaggcgagcgaggatgaagtggaggttctGCCTGAGGACGTCTCGTtcggtaaagagtgggtgatgaagatgaacgcggggatggacgccgtggagatctttggccaacgcttggggaaggtggaaggcacccttagcgttcttgaggggcacactcttgaagagattgagagcATCCGAAATGACTTTGAGGGATGTACACAAACCgagatggaactaaggcaaactatcactgccttagagtgcagactcatggaggctttgagtactatcgatgctatgaaggcaaagatagagtcactcgaggagcATGTTAGTGCTGGCGTGACCGAGGCAGCCAGCAATGTTGTGGtgacgagggaggccaagatcgaggctcccaaacccccggtgttcaaaggtgttcgtgatgcgcgagaagtggaaaacttcctttggcacttggagaactatTTCAAGCACGACAAAGTGAAGGACGACGAGGCCATGATCAACACGGCGGTGTTGTACCTCTCAGAGACtgccatgctatggtggagaaggaagatggcTGACGTGGATAAATGTATATGTACTATTAGCACGTGAGATCAGTTCAAAGCCGAGTTCAAgcgacagttctttccaaacaatgtcttgtacgaGGCAAGGCGCAAACTTAGGGAGTTGAAGCAAACAGGGAGCATACGTGTCTATGTCAAGGAAttcactacccttatgcttcaaatccccaacctgaccaatgatgacttgttgttccacttcatggacgggttgcaaaattgggctaagcAGGAGTTACAACGCCGGCAAGTCGCAaatatagaccaagccatagtggaggccgaatcattgatggatttcaGGCATGACAAGCACGACAAAGGCAAAGTCAAAGAATCAAAGTTTAACAATGTCAAAGGTGGGGGAGACCGTGGCAAAGgcaaggagatacaacaacaatactacAAGACTCAAGATTCCAAAAAGCTGAGTGGCCGTCAAGGCTACGCCGAGAAGAAGGCGCAGGCCGAGAAGAAGGGATGTTACATATGCGGAAGGCCGCACAGCTTCAGGAATTGTCCCTACCTAAAAAGCCTTAGCGCCATGGTCCATGAACGAAAGGAGCAGCCGCAAGGAGAGAGTTCGGGAATCGCACAGTTAGGTATGATCGGATTATGCGGTGCTGTCACAAAGCAATCTATCCAACCTACCGAGAATGGAAACCAGTACGTGGATCTCACCATCAATAACAAGCCTGCTCGTGCAATGGTGGatactggagcaactcataatttcgtgactgaggctgccgcaaaaagactagaattgaagcttgctccaaccaactcCCGCATCAAGACCGTGAATGCCGAGGTACAAAATGCtcgtggggtagctaatggagttggtgtcaaattgggaacttggaaaggtatgataaactttaccgtaaccgctatggatatctttgacatcatattgggacaagagttctttagacattgtcaCACTTTGATCGATCCCTACCTCCAACATCTCTTGGTTATGGAGCGAGAAGgagcttgcatggtacctacaATGTCTATGCCACACGGACAAAGCCAAGCACAACTCTCAGCTATGCAGgttgtcaaggggatcaagaagggggagCCGACGTTCGTGGCAACCATCGCAAGTCTGGAGGAAGACAAGAGTTTTCAAGAGACACTACCACCTTGCATAGAGAAGTtgcttgaggaaaacaaagatgtcatgcccgaggagttgcctaagcacttgccgcctaggcgagaggtggatcacaagattgagttggagccaggggctaagccacccgcatttgccccatatcgtatggcaccgcccgagctagaggagcttaggaaacaattgaaagagctgctagatgctggtcacattcgcccatcaaaggcacctttcggcgcaccagtattgttccagaagaagaaggatggatcactacgcttgtgcatagactaccgagcacttaataaggtcacggtgaagaataagtacccgatcCCGCTCACTGCTGACTTATTcgatagacttgggcaagccaagtattttaccaaggtggatcttcgCAAGGACTACTACCAGGTTCGCATTGCAGAGGGGGATGAGCCAAAGACAACATGTGTGacgagatatggagcctttgagtggttggtgatgcctttcggcttaaccaatgcaccTGCCACATTTTGCACCCCTATGAATAAGATTTTCCAcccctaccttgatcagttcgtggtagtctacctagacGACATAGTCATCTACAACAACACCTTGGAAGAGCACATGAagcacttaaggaaggttttccaagtcttgcgggagaacgggctatacatcaagagggagaaatgcgagtttgcacaatcaaaggtgcacttcttaGGCCATGTTATTAGCAATGGCGAGCTACGCATGGACGAGTCTAAGGTACGTGCTATCCAGGAGTGGGAGGCACCtataaaggtaactgagttgagatccttccttggcATTAttaactactatcgtcggttcatctgtggctactcagcaaaggccgcaccattgactgagttgctaaagaagaacaagccatgggtttggacGGAGCATTGTCAAAGGGCGTTTGAAGACCTCAAGGCAGCTGTAAcagaggagccagtcttggcATTACCTGACTTTGCCAAGACATTTGAGGTGCATACAGATGCCTCAGATTTTGCCATTGGgggtgtcttgatgcaggataagcatcccatagcatttgagagtcgcaagttaaatgagacggaGCGGCGTTACACAGTGCAAGAGAAGGAGATGACTGATATTGTGCATTGCCTTCATACATGGCGACATTATTTGCTTGGGTCGAGGTTCGTGATCAAGACCGACAATGTAGCTACTAGCTACTTTCAGACGCATAAGAAGCTCACCccaaaacaggctcggtggcaGGATTTCTTGGCCGAATTTGATTATGTGCTGGAGTATAAGCCGGGCAAAGGTAACgttgtagccgatgccttgagccggaaAGCCGAGCTTGCTGCAATCACTTCAACAAGATGGGACATTCGtgaggctataaaagaaggcatgcaaCACGATCCAGCAGCCAAACAACTTATCGAGTTAGCCAACCAGGGCAATACGAGACGTTTTTGGGTCGAAGACGGCCTAATACGTACCACAGGTCGGCGAGTCTACGTGCctaagtttggagacattagacgGCAGATTATAAGGGAGAGTTATGACACAATGTGCGCTGGTCATCCAGGCCAACGTCGCACTAGGGCCttggttgagtcagtctactattggccacgcatgcgagatgacatagagtgttatgtgcagacttgtcttgtCTGTCAACAGGATAAGGTTGAGCAACAAAAACCCAgaggacttttggagccactaccagttgcagagcgtccgtgggagagcgtgactatggactttatcacttgcctACCGAAGTCTGAaggttatggtactattatggtggtcgtggatagattttccaaatatgccaccttcatgCCCTCCACACCAGGTTGCACTGCCAAGGAAGCCGCCAAGCTATTCTTTAACAATGTGgtgaagtattggggcttaccaaggcatatTATCAGTGATCGACACCCCCGTTTTACTGGGAACTTTTGGAGAGAATTATTCGACATACTTGGCACGGAACTGCACTTTTCCACTAGTTTTCACCCACAGACAGATGGACAAACGGAATGGGTTaatgccttactagaatgctacttgaggcattatgtaagcgcgcatcagaaagattggtcaaggctcctagacatcgcccaattctcttataacttgcagcggAGTGAGTCCACGGGACAgacaccatttgagctagccacaggccaacagccacaaactccacattcattaccagccgcgttcgagggaaagagtttgggggcttatcatatggccaaaGGATGGGAAGAGCAGCTTGACACtgctaagtcctacttggataaggcagctaagaagatgaagaagtttgcaGATCGTAAGCGGCGTCCCACGGACTATAGAGTTGGAgacatggtcatggtgaagtttaATCCAAGACAGTTTAAGACACTACGGGGCATGCATCAGAATCTGATTCGCAAgtatgaggggccatttaagatagtcgccaaggtaggcaagatctcatacaagcttgacatgccatcATATCTTAAGATCTACCATGTCTTCCATGCCAACATGCTTAAGCCCTATCATGAAGACAATGATGATCCAAGTAGGGGCCAATCAAGTCGAGCGCCTATTACTATCACCGCCTCGCACGACCGGGAGATTGAGGCTATTATTGATTACCAGGCCAGGCGAAAACAAGGGCAAAAAGCCACCGCAatgttcctcgtccattggaaGGGGCAATCACCGGAGGAGGCCACATGGGAACGTTATGAAGATTTatggcaattcaaagataagatccgagagtttatgcaGCAACATTGCGCCGCGGTCGTCGCAACATTaggtgggggagagtgtgatgactcgccatgtcatcatgccacataagcgccatttggcatatattaatgccatgtggaagcttacataggaggaatgcttgcatttgtgagaagattctagagaagtatggacatttcctttggaAGATCCTAGATGTTTAtagatttgctaggaaagtccttggaatcttctaggcttgtagagaattctagagaaagcccttatcttgtaaatattaaagacttgtgtaacaattaatatttgcACACTAGctcctaggagactagtatataaaggaggccattcatttgtaattcatcaagcaaacaattcaagttctctctaatacaaagcttcctttaataattctcttgtgttatttctaccattctcttagcgatcttgagtgtagtaaggctgacttggcatagcaagaacgtgagcaaattgtcaagtgccgcacgtgtacttagttaacgactaaggacgtgacaaaaCGCTATTTAAGTTGCAGGATGTTTAAACAATTTGGGTTGGGACCTAGTGCTAAAGCAATTATAGCGGCCCTTGCTCTATCTGCTTCTCTCTTCCCAGGAATGAACAGACAGAAGTTGTAAGATATTTTTCATAGACGTACTAAAGAATTCATAACTTTCCAATTCCCTGATACTGGCTCAGTAGAATGTGTAAACTCAGTACTGAGACATGTATGCCATAAAAAATAGATAatttacaaatctgttacaagactGACTGCACAATTGCCCAAAGATTTTGCAGTTCCAGGTCTTATAGATAATCTGAATTGTGCGTCAATATCTCCATCGTAACATGCTTAATGAACTTCCTCAACTGTTTGATCAGCATTTCTTCTGTCGGAGGCAAATCTGCAGAAGAATCTGCTAAATATGAGCTAAGACGGCGAAGTCAATGTTCTGGCTCTGATCTTCTTGAATATTTGGAAGATCCATCTCTTGGAGCTGTGACTAAATTGTAGAAGCGAATCACAGCTCTCTATTAGCAGGAACGAGCTTCAGTAATTTCGCCAGATCATAAGACTTGAAATCTTTGCCATAACAAAGGCTAAGATCAAGGGGTGTATTGCCATCCTGTGAAACGTAAATGTTCAAaggctattaaaattttcacaAGCCTATAGAAAAGTCTTCCAACATGGAAAATCCTCTCTCACCCCAGGGGCGGAGCTAAAGGTAAGGAAAGGGCTCCAATTGAATCCCTTTGTCTGAAAATTATACTTTGCAAGTGCGATAAAAACAATTTTTGTTGTACATATATAAATTGTTGAATCATCTTAACATAAGGGAAGACTGTAGGTatacatttttgcattttttttttgaatcccaATTCGTGGCTCCGCCACTGTCTCATCCTATACATAATCATGGTGGATAATATCTTCTATCATTCATCTGCCGTTTGAGTTGAATTGGCACGTCTATATTTGGGTTGAATAACCTTTGCCATTCTTTCTCAAAGTTGAGTGCAAAAATGTGTTGTaatcgggatattttatcaatgaGAAGAGCATCATTAGAATTGCATTTTAAAGATTTTTGGGGAAAAAATTAGCTTTGCAAAATCAGTTGACTTAAGCACGCAAACAGGAAGTAGGAGATATTCTCAACCACCCAAAGTTAAAAGGACTGGCTAGTACGGGAAGTGCTTAAGCGCAAATATTTTAATCCGTAGAGATTGAACCAGCAATAACACTAGTTTGGCACTGAAGTTCTAACTATACGTACAATTACCTTATTCTTCCTGTACTTATCTGCTCCATTGACTAGAAGAATTTTGGCTATGTCTCTGTTTCTGCTTTGCATGGCCACATGCAGCGGCGTCCAGCCCGCCTGTAAGAAGGAATTACTTCAAATAAATTTAAAGGACCAGGAAAATgtcagaaaataaaataaatggttCACTTACGTTATCAGCAACATTCACATCAACCTTGTATTTGATTAACAACTTAACAGTTTGCATGGCTCCTACTTGAACTGCATAATGAAGCGGGGTAACACCGTCCTGTTAACAGGATGAAAAAGATATAAATATGATCCCTCTAATCAAACTTTAAGCAAGTTTTTAAAAgagtaaaaagaaaaagtaacCCGTCTCACCAAATCCCTAACTTGAGGATTTGCATCTTTTCTTAGAAGATGACTGATGACAGCCTCTTTTTTACCAAAAACCGCATGGTGGAGAGCAGTTCGCCCTTCCTGTCATCAAATTAACTGAATGACTTACTTCATACCAAACGAACAAACAACGGTATTGTGGAATACAACGAATCTTACCTTGTCAACAACATCAATATCAAGACCCTCCTCTAGAAGTCTATCCATAAATCGTATCTGCCCTGCTAGTGCAAAAGTGTGAAGAGGGTTCCATTTTTCCTGGATTAGACACACATCCATTAGTATCAGGACTTGTTCCAGAAACCAGCAAAAGaatgtatgatttctttttaaTAATGTGGATTTTGGTCTCTGCAGTTTGCAGGCAGTTTCTATTTTCCAACAGTTAGAAGAGCAAGCCCCTGGCTTGTACGAAAGACTACCAATTTACTTATCAGAGAAGATGTTAACATGAAAAGAGGCAGCTGGAGGTCCTTGGAACTTACAGTTGATATCTTATCCAGCTCTGTAGTATGGTTGCAGTACAAAATTGCCCTTTCCTCTGGGCTCAAAAGCTGTTCTACCTCTGAAACAAAAACAAATGTTAGATACTAATACTTTATCGTTCACTTGCCCAAGCgcaatgaatttttttttcatgtgtgtgttttgggggggggggggggggatgtgtGGGAGAGCTAATTGAACCTGAAGCATTTCGAAACGACTATAACAGATTAGCTGAATTGATGCACTAGAGCTTCTGTCAACTGAAGTTAAGATACAAAACTAAATAAAGAACAAATGACGCAACACAACTTATTAACATCGCCGGCTGGAACCATCCATTCTACAATGTCTATCTCTAAGATTTCCTCCCTTCATTTTGTAACTTCCCTTCTTTCAATCTGTTCTCGAGGCTGTCAAAAGACAGAAAAGCACTAATATCTACCAGGAGTCATTTTGGTTGTATGCCGCTATGTATTTCCATAGACCGATTGAGTCTAAAGTCCACCAGGCGGATGGATTACAAGTCATCTCCTAACCCCTcgttatccccccccccccaaatcccTCCATAATAGTGGTGTCTGAGCTAACTTGCAGCACGTCTTGATTATTCCACCGGATACCAGCTACCTCCTACCTCCTACTTTCTACATCCCACCCAACACAGATACCGGTTAATTCGGCCCACCAAGGCTCAggggaagaaatcacctaacttagtttttcttttatcccTTTTGTTACAGTTTTCTTTAGATAGTTTGAATAAACTACCATTTTTCAAGAATTTTCTGAAGACAACAACAATTATATAACTGCCCCGCttgaaaacagaaaaaaaaaaataccttTCATAAACTCCTCTTCAGAGTTGCTACTAGACAACCCATTTGTAGAACTAGCTGTTGCTTTATTTTCTGCTCCATAGTCCCACTTACTCTTAACATccatatcttcttcttcttcttcttcttcttcttcttccatttcaTTCTCTTCTTccacttcttcttcatcatcatcttcactaTCACTACCGTCATCAGGATCTTCCCACAAAGAAGCTTTGGTTAAGTTGACTACGTTAGTCCTTTTAGTGAACTTTTGAAAagaataaattttgactatattAATTCTTCTGGGAAATCTGAAAGAAATGACATTGGAGCAGCTTAAACTGCAGTTATAAGCAGTTGTAGTTGGGAATAGCTGCGTGGATAGGGAAGTTGGATTACGCTGCAACACCATTATTTTCTCCATTTTCAATCTTCAGGCTAAATTATACCAGCAAAACCAAGACTCCCTTAAACCAAGAATCGTAGATTGTGAAAGAACTTAGATGATTATTCTCTTTGAGGCATTTTGTCGAACAGGTAAGAGGCTTCCGCAGTGGGCTACTCAGATAGGATAACTTTGTTTCTGGCCTTTTAGGGAGTAATGTGCATCATCCTTTTGGGCTGTGATAGCCGGCCCATGTATATTTAACTCTCAAGGAACACTAAAAGATTTTTACCAACCTATAAtacatatgaaactttattactcTCCCTAATTaaattttaacttaattacatggtcatatacaatttaccaattatatacaaataagttttaaatgagtatccatttatattaggaattgaataaggaatataAGTTATTTCTCCATCCctttatccccccccccccaatttttcttcctttgatattctttattttttatgttttcttgTTGTATAGAGTTTTAATAGAATTCAAcaatggatttcaatcgttttgctatagagttttaacttagcaatttcctttcatgttgcataatttgatgttcattaaaattgtcaatcaataaattttgaaggtgtttgattctccaccattgacagccattaaaaggCTTCGaagttttgaattcgaatttggattttcaaaaattattatttgtttggattgcgTGTTGTTGGaaataattgagaatattttttggagtttgtatgtcaattttgagggtgtttggtgaatattagacttgattttggtcgaatttcagattgaaaatcgaagaagaagaagaagaacacatgacatacaatatacttacgaattTGTATTaaaattgtatgtaaattgtattatgttgtagttatatattttattttattgtaatgttgtatgaaagttgaaaaatagttgtatcaTGTATGAATCGTTGTAAGAAATTTGcatttaagttataaatactatctttttacataaagttattggtatgtatcaaaattgtattaagagaggaagttttgactggaattttagagaggaagaaaaacacaccacatacaaaatatatacaaattagatacaaaatacatacaaaagacatattgtataaatttgtatgaaaattatatttaaattgtataatGTTGTAGATGTATTTAACTAGATAAAagtaatgtatgaaagttgtcgATAAGTTGTTAAtatgttgtatattatataattagttgtataaaatttatttttagtatatatattattgtagatgtattaaatttgtatgaaattttatttttaatttgtatgttgttGTACCATACAAATTTATCACTATCGAATTTTTATTGATGTTGTTGCTGGTGCTACATCGACGGAGGTGGAGGCATTGAATATTTTACTTAATTTCGACTCGCGTGTTCAAATACAAAAACCAGCCACTTAAATCACTTTTAAACCCAACAAAACAGTCGACAAATCGCACTCTTTTACACCTAAAACCAAGCCCAAAACCACCCATCAGCAGTCGAAAAAATCTGTTCGAAAACAGTACAAAGAGCTTACAAAAATCATGGAAAATCAGTTGAAATTACCTTAAAACGCAGCTAAAAAACAACATAGAGAAAGATGAATTTTTCCTTCTTAGTAAAAGTTAAAAACTTTTACGTACAACATAGGGTAAGAGGAATTTTTCcttattaaaagttaaaattttttaCGTGGCCGAAACTAATTAAGTAACATCTTTGAAAGAAAAATGATTTAAATCCAAGTGTTCCTTGTTTCGAAACGAATCATGCTTGCCTATAATTGTCTAAGTTATCCATGATGTAATGTTCTCcaatattttctcaattttttcaagaaaaatggtttaactaaatcccctaatttaaggcattactaatgaattgtatatatttatagagagaaagagaataGGGAAAGAGGGgagaagagaaaaaaggaaaattgtgtaactaaatcccctaatttaagacactaataatggaatgtatataatttgtaagtaatccttATTTAAGACGGGTAATATAAAAAATTAGGacaatttttgtatataattttcaaatattgtataggaaggaaaaaatcccaaaaataaaagaagcccAGAGTTAAACTTGATTGGGTGATTGACACGGATGACCCTATAAGGTGTTGATCTttaaatattgttattatttttgaatatatttgaaaaataacctATGGACCCGTGCAACTCTTCAGGGATTTCTCGAGTCTATACTATATTTACTCTACCTACATTGTTAATTGTTGGCACGATTTTGTGCTTGTTCAATTATTCACCGAACTCTACAAAATTGGCATAATTTTGTGATATCTACAATCTATCTATTAAATTGTTCATCAAAGTCTATCCGTTTAGCATAATTTTTTTGCGTTGTTCAACGAAATATTCTTTGAATTTGCAATTCCAATTTTGATCAAACCACCCCTAATCTACTTTAAATGATCTTAGATTTGAAACAAAGCCTCCAAATGATTCTCAATCACCTATTTAGTCAAATAATACCACATCAAGAAGACTCACCTTGTCTTCTTCAATACTTTCTAATGACCAacaatggagttttgagattctTAAAGTAAATCACGAAATCAGtgtttaaactaaaaattaagcataaaaaatcaaataattttaacAGTAATTAACTATAAACTTTGAATTTCTAACCCAAACAAGAATTTGAAGCTTCTAAAATtgaataattatggtgttcttggtGAAGAAGAAGAGATACGAAGAAGTAGCTAAAAGGGCGAAGAGACAGAGTTCATTTATTAAATATACCACCAATTACGAGAAAATTCAGCTAAGACCAATGATGTTATTCGCCCTATCTTTTGTTGGTTTAGTAATTAATTGTGCTACATTTGAGctaaattatgttattttatgtgtaggagcaTCAGAAGAAAGAGTCGAATGAAAGTTGCACGAAAAGAGGATGAaaatgctaaaaaaaaaaaagcacaaaAACACAAAGTACCCAGGTCTGAATACAGGCCAAGTGTAGCCAGCTCTGTAGCCAGCTTGACCACGCTACAGGCCTGGCGTAGCCAGCTCTGTATCTAGGTTGGCCGAGCTATAAGCCTGGCCTCGCAAGGTCTGTAGCCCGGCGGTCAAAAGTTCACGAATTAAAAGACTTTGACTTGGATTTAGACTCAAGGACTTCAACCCTagcctataaatactccctaaacATGTCTAAGAAGAGGTTGGACATTTTTGAGAGgcgattcgacctaaggaggtaagaacacactaagagcaaggcggagaattcttctacgagtttttcacttccttcttcctatttttggtAATTAATTAGGCTTTTTATTAATCACCAAAGCAATTACAAATCATTAGCTTAGTACAACTCAGCCAGctaatctcaaaaaaaaaaaaaaacttaatcaAAGATCCTAGCTTTCCTATACAACAGTGCTATGTGTAAATTAAGGAAGAAACTTAGAAAACTAGCTTTTGCATTAAGCATTTCAGCTCTCCAGTAGCCCTGCAGCTACAAACACACGCTATATCTTTTTTCACTCCTTCACAATCTCTGGCCACCCATTCAAACACTCTTGCATACCTCTCCTTCCATATGGCATATATAACTTTAACATGTATCATCTTAATGAGTTTGGCCTTTGTTGTCTTCCCTTGTATACTTTTAACAATCTCTTGGAATTGTAGTTCCCAGTTACTTCCACCATAGAGTTGTTGTTGCGCCCATTTGCTGACTCTGTTCCAAATTGCCTGAGCATATCTGCATTCAGTAAATAAATGGTTTCTTGTTTCATTGTGAGCTTGATACATTGCACGTACAACTTATACATCAAGGCCCCATATCAACAATCTATCCATTGTTAGAAGTTTGTCCTGACATTGTAGCCACATTGTGAATAAGGCTTTTGGTCTTACAAAGTTCTGAAAAATTAGTTTTCTCCACCTTACCTTTGGGTATTCTGGTATCAGTTGTAAGTATATTTGTTTAATGACACTCTTATGTTCAACAATGGGTCTGCTCAGCTGCCCAATGGTATCTCTTGCCCCCAAGATTTTTCTAACCATCCAACTATAGGTT
Proteins encoded in this window:
- the LOC107786496 gene encoding ankyrin repeat domain-containing protein EMB506, chloroplastic, which codes for MEKIMVLQRNPTSLSTQLFPTTTAYNCSLSCSNVISFRFPRRINIVKIYSFQKFTKRTNVVNLTKASLWEDPDDGSDSEDDDEEEVEEENEMEEEEEEEEEEDMDVKSKWDYGAENKATASSTNGLSSSNSEEEFMKEVEQLLSPEERAILYCNHTTELDKISTEKWNPLHTFALAGQIRFMDRLLEEGLDIDVVDKEGRTALHHAVFGKKEAVISHLLRKDANPQVRDLDGVTPLHYAVQVGAMQTVKLLIKYKVDVNVADNAGWTPLHVAMQSRNRDIAKILLVNGADKYRKNKDGNTPLDLSLCYGKDFKSYDLAKLLKLVPANREL